In Rattus norvegicus strain BN/NHsdMcwi chromosome 1, GRCr8, whole genome shotgun sequence, a genomic segment contains:
- the LOC134485001 gene encoding sperm motility kinase 3A-like, giving the protein MSFGSKRESERLRSQGSSCTESFCSQYLVLNTIGHGFHAAVKLAVHRLTGTPVAVKMLLKRQQWCQQVTSEVEIMMRINHPNIVSLIQVIDTEKITYLIMELAKGNQLYSHIKEAGHLQEDEARGIFRQLLSAVGYCHEEGIIHRDLKPDNLLVDTKGRIKIIDFGSATQVRPGQKLRKPYGTYAFSAPELLLGKFYEGPKVDVWALGVILYYMTVGKVPFEAASIPLLRRQIVLGTYVVPPGLSEELQDLLSLLLKVNSQQRPTIPDLLTHPWLKIDSEGFPQPCKELIPLRPDPAILRAMQDIGFEAQEVKDSLDQKKFNQSMACYYLLEKQALQECDNPTRPHPCMTPFPTLDYPATSVRGLRSRGSEPRWLGSSSDSQGSDLSQTPSHGLVKRASWPGGLLCRPRQIAPTVELTHRISISDPCFSSVHSRGKKTINTESTEDKSSDSAEVKPVASRPWPKRFRGWLKNIRNGLMNLCCCIPSRKKPPLGHNRVVPQK; this is encoded by the coding sequence ATGAGCTTCGGGAGCAAACGGGAGTCAGAAAGGCTCCGATCTCAGGGCAGCTCTTGCACAGAGAGTTTCTGCTCTCAATATTTGGTTTTGAATACCATCGGCCATGGTTTCCACGCGGCCGTGAAGTTGGCCGTGCACCGCCTCACAGGTACCCCCGTGGCTGTCAAAATGCTCCTCAAGAGACAACAGTGGTGCCAGCAGGTCACATCTGAGGTAGAAATCATGATGAGGATCAACCACCCAAATATTGTATCTCTCATACAAGTCATTGACACTGAAAAGATAACATACCTCATCATGGAGTTGGCCAAGGGGAACCAGCTTTATTCTCACATCAAAGAGGCTGGCCATCTGCAGGAGGATGAAGCACGGGGCATATTCAGACAATTATTAAGTGCTGTGGGATACTGCCATGAAGAAGGCATTATACACCGGGACCTTAAACCCGATAATCTGTTAGTCGATACCAAGGGAAGAATTAAAATCATTGATTTTGGTTCTGCCACTCAAGTGCGGCCTGGGCAAAAGTTGAGAAAGCCCTATGGGACTTAtgcattttctgctcctgagctgTTACTCGGGAAATTTTATGAGGGCCCCAAGGTCGACGTGTGGGCCCTAGGAGTAATTCTTTATTATATGACAGTTGGAAAGGTCCCATTTGAGGCTGCCAGCATACCGCTACTCCGAAGGCAAATTGTGTTAGGGACGTACGTTGTCCCACCTGGCCTGTCAGAAGAGCTACAAGACCTGCTGAGTCTTTTATTGAAAGTGAACTCCCAGCAGAGGCCcacaattcctgatcttttgacTCATCCCTGGCTTAAGATAGACTCAGAGGGGTTCCCACAACCTTGTAAGGAACTcatccccctcaggccagacccagcCATTCTTAGAGCAATGCAGGACATTGGATTTGAAGCCCAAGAGGTTAAAGACTCCCTCgatcagaagaaattcaaccaAAGTATGGCTTGTTATTACCTATTGGAAAAGCAGGCTCTTCAGGAGTGTGACAACCCAACCCGGCCTCATCCATGCATGACCCCATTCCCGACCCTTGATTACCCTGCTACTTCAGTGCGAGGGCTCAGAAGTCGAGGAAGCGAGCCTAGATGGCTCGGGTCATCCTCCGATAGTCAAGGTTCTGACCTCAGCCAGACTCCTAGTCATGGATTAGTCAAGAGGGCCAGTTGGCCTGGCGGTCTTCTCTGCAGGCCACGTCAGATAGCACCCACAGTGGAGCTAACCCACAGAATTTCTATTAGTGACCCCTGCTTTTCTTCAGTGcacagcagaggcaagaagaccaTCAACACTGAAAGCACAGAAGACAAATCCAGTGACTCAGCAGAGGTTAAGCCTGTCGCAAGCAGGCCCTGGCCCAAAAGATTTAGGGGGTGGCTCAAGAACATCCGAAATGGCCTGATGAACCTGTGTTGCTGCATTCCGTCCAGAAAAAAACCTCCCCTGGGGCACAACAGAGTTGTTCCCCAGAAATGA